Proteins from a genomic interval of Amycolatopsis sp. cg13:
- a CDS encoding acetoacetate decarboxylase family protein, protein MASTGKLTDRTVEVDLGGRLVTVPEGGLYDRFRMNTDLDEVARDPRVSSVDFFRRMPKTRVESRIGPTLTPNFYYRVSTARLTMLAPTKAVRARLPEELDPLEIAPGLGIVSVMAFRYDVCDIDFYTEAAVGIAVKPARHGGLGFLDLVAGLKNDSLHSYVLSLPVNTEIAQVRGHDGYGFPKWVTRLDVDIDARRTSFRVANDQGGLDLAFSAPTPKQTARRTGEHVSTLTSYTTIDDAWHSTTSQINLLSAGAARFPRGLDLQLGEGKMSEDLRSLKPVRTIQLDVATEGQLALHMPVPTSVQDRS, encoded by the coding sequence ATGGCATCGACCGGCAAGCTGACCGACCGGACGGTGGAGGTCGACCTCGGAGGCCGTCTCGTCACCGTCCCCGAAGGCGGCCTCTACGACCGGTTCCGGATGAACACCGACCTCGACGAGGTCGCGCGGGACCCCCGGGTCAGCAGCGTCGACTTCTTCCGCCGGATGCCGAAGACCCGCGTGGAGTCCCGCATCGGACCGACGCTGACGCCGAACTTCTACTACCGCGTTTCCACGGCTCGGCTCACGATGCTCGCTCCGACGAAAGCCGTCCGGGCCCGCCTGCCCGAGGAGCTGGATCCGCTCGAGATCGCCCCGGGGCTCGGGATCGTCTCGGTGATGGCCTTCCGGTACGACGTGTGCGACATCGACTTCTACACCGAGGCCGCCGTCGGCATCGCCGTCAAGCCGGCTCGGCACGGCGGGCTGGGCTTCCTCGACCTGGTCGCCGGGCTCAAGAACGACTCCCTGCATTCCTACGTGCTCTCGCTTCCGGTCAACACCGAGATCGCGCAGGTGCGCGGGCACGACGGCTACGGTTTCCCCAAATGGGTCACCCGGCTCGACGTCGACATCGACGCGCGGCGCACCTCCTTCCGGGTCGCCAACGACCAGGGCGGCCTTGACCTCGCCTTCTCGGCGCCCACCCCGAAGCAGACCGCCCGGCGCACCGGCGAGCACGTCTCGACCCTGACCTCCTACACCACGATCGACGACGCCTGGCACTCCACGACCAGCCAGATCAACCTGCTCTCCGCTGGCGCCGCACGGTTCCCCCGCGGCCTGGACCTGCAGCTCGGCGAGGGCAAGATGAGCGAGGACCTGCGCTCGCTGAAGCCGGTCCGGACGATCCAGCTCGACGTCGCCACCGAAGGCCAGCTGGCCCTGCACATGCCGGTGCCCACCTCCGTCCAGGACCGGAGCTGA
- a CDS encoding RICIN domain-containing protein — protein MLITHVAAATTALLFGVTTGISPAAPQGDFQIKSQLNNKCLDIAYANPADQANVQMFSCNGQANQHWYWDGMQIKSQLNNKCLDIAYANPADQANVQMFSCNGQANQHWYQE, from the coding sequence ATGCTCATCACACACGTCGCCGCGGCGACCACCGCACTCCTGTTCGGCGTGACGACCGGCATCTCGCCGGCCGCCCCGCAGGGCGACTTCCAGATCAAGTCGCAGCTGAACAACAAGTGCCTGGACATCGCTTACGCCAACCCGGCCGACCAAGCGAATGTACAGATGTTCAGCTGCAACGGCCAAGCCAACCAGCACTGGTACTGGGACGGCATGCAGATCAAGTCGCAACTGAACAACAAATGCCTCGACATCGCTTACGCCAACCCGGCCGACCAAGCGAACGTTCAGATGTTCAGCTGCAACGGCCAAGCCAACCAGCACTGGTACCAGGAATAG
- a CDS encoding serine aminopeptidase domain-containing protein encodes MADAERSSTGTPLVLISPAMAVGSGYYRPLVAEFERRGWQARALRRRGFERGQPRASRREDWAYRDEIDDIAQAVAAARAESPARTVLLLGHSLGGQLVAGHELTRPPADGVITVAGAIPLYRHFAYGGLHLAAMAALVVPAATAVFGYLPKPAFGGPGARTLMREWARMVLTGRPPYEIKQPITTPALVISLGGDKLSPVSAVDDLAKRLFAPASVTRWHHTGDQAPPGSTNDHIGWVRTPASVVDRIVLWWHDAARD; translated from the coding sequence ATGGCGGACGCTGAGAGGAGCAGCACCGGCACGCCGCTCGTCCTCATCTCGCCGGCGATGGCCGTCGGCTCCGGCTACTACCGGCCGCTGGTCGCCGAGTTCGAGCGACGCGGGTGGCAGGCCCGAGCACTGCGCCGGCGAGGGTTCGAGCGCGGGCAGCCGCGGGCGAGCCGACGCGAGGACTGGGCCTACCGCGACGAGATCGACGACATCGCACAGGCAGTCGCCGCCGCGCGGGCGGAGTCGCCCGCACGGACAGTGCTCCTCCTCGGGCACAGCCTCGGCGGACAGCTCGTAGCCGGGCACGAACTCACTCGGCCGCCGGCCGACGGGGTGATCACGGTCGCCGGCGCGATCCCGCTCTATCGCCACTTCGCCTACGGGGGTCTCCACCTCGCAGCTATGGCGGCACTCGTGGTCCCGGCCGCGACCGCGGTGTTCGGCTACCTCCCGAAGCCCGCGTTCGGCGGCCCCGGGGCCCGCACGTTGATGCGCGAATGGGCGCGCATGGTCCTCACCGGCCGGCCGCCCTACGAGATCAAGCAGCCGATCACCACGCCTGCCCTTGTCATCAGTCTGGGTGGCGACAAGCTGTCGCCGGTCAGCGCCGTCGACGACCTCGCCAAGCGGCTCTTCGCCCCGGCCTCGGTGACCCGCTGGCACCACACCGGCGACCAGGCGCCCCCGGGTTCGACCAACGACCACATCGGCTGGGTCCGCACCCCGGCCTCGGTGGTCGACCGCATCGTCCTCTGGTGGCACGACGCTGCTCGCGACTGA
- a CDS encoding NAD-dependent epimerase/dehydratase family protein produces MQTVLGAGGPIADELVHELYRNHTKDIRLVSRKPSKVNDTDELVAADLTDAEATSRAVAGSEIAYLTVGLPLDSELWERQFPVIMRNVIDACAGHGTKLVFFDNTYMYPGTSAPQTESTAFAPGGRKGRVRGELAAMLLEAMRAGRVEGLIGRAPEFYGPGRTKSYTNTLVFDRIRAGKRPFVPVNARAKRSLIWTPDASRALALLGNTPDAYGQTWHLPVDPDRQSYAQLVEIAAAATGRKIGYTVLPMLAFRLGRRFVKPLDEMYELLVRYRDDNIFDSSKFAARFPDFRITTYREGVERILAG; encoded by the coding sequence ATGCAGACCGTCCTCGGCGCCGGCGGACCGATCGCCGACGAGCTCGTGCACGAGCTCTACCGCAACCACACCAAGGACATCCGTCTCGTCAGCCGCAAGCCGTCGAAGGTCAACGACACCGATGAGCTGGTAGCCGCGGACCTCACCGACGCCGAGGCCACCAGCCGTGCGGTCGCGGGCAGCGAGATCGCCTACCTCACCGTCGGCCTGCCCCTGGACTCGGAGCTGTGGGAGCGTCAGTTCCCCGTCATCATGCGCAACGTCATCGACGCCTGCGCCGGACACGGGACGAAGCTCGTCTTCTTCGACAACACCTACATGTATCCGGGAACGTCGGCGCCGCAGACCGAGTCGACAGCATTCGCGCCGGGCGGTCGCAAGGGGCGGGTCCGCGGCGAGCTCGCCGCCATGCTGCTCGAGGCCATGCGCGCGGGCCGGGTCGAGGGTCTCATCGGCCGCGCTCCCGAGTTCTACGGGCCAGGCCGGACCAAGAGCTACACGAATACGCTGGTGTTCGACCGGATCAGGGCGGGCAAGCGGCCGTTCGTCCCGGTCAACGCCCGCGCCAAGCGCTCCCTGATCTGGACCCCCGACGCGAGCCGGGCGCTGGCCCTGCTCGGCAACACCCCGGACGCCTACGGCCAGACGTGGCATCTGCCGGTCGACCCGGACCGGCAGTCCTACGCCCAGCTCGTCGAGATCGCCGCCGCGGCGACCGGCCGCAAGATCGGCTACACGGTGCTGCCGATGCTCGCCTTCCGCCTCGGGCGCCGCTTCGTCAAGCCCCTCGACGAGATGTACGAACTGCTCGTCCGCTACCGCGACGACAACATCTTCGACAGCTCGAAATTCGCGGCCCGCTTCCCCGACTTCCGGATCACCACCTATCGCGAGGGCGTGGAGCGGATCCTCGCCGGCTGA
- a CDS encoding response regulator, whose protein sequence is MRIVIGEDSVLFREGLARLLEDTGHDIVAKAADAPSVLRAVYETDPDLAIIDIRMPPEHTDDGARVARQIRADFPELGVVLLSQHVESKHSVELVASGRFGYLLKDRVFDVDDFLDALRRVAAGGSALDPDIVTRLICRRSPDRPMTALTSRERDVLALMAEGRTNIGIARRLYLTARTVESHVANILAKLDLTTATDEDHRRVLAVLAYLGRTGRTDTGPST, encoded by the coding sequence GTGCGCATCGTGATCGGCGAAGACTCCGTACTGTTCCGGGAGGGCCTGGCCCGCCTGCTCGAGGACACGGGACACGACATCGTCGCCAAGGCAGCGGACGCACCCTCGGTGCTGCGCGCCGTGTACGAGACCGATCCCGACCTGGCGATCATCGACATCCGCATGCCGCCGGAGCACACCGACGACGGCGCCCGCGTCGCCCGGCAGATCCGCGCCGACTTCCCCGAACTGGGAGTCGTACTGCTCTCCCAGCACGTCGAGAGCAAACATTCCGTCGAACTGGTCGCCAGCGGCCGATTCGGATACCTCCTCAAGGACCGGGTCTTCGACGTGGACGACTTCCTCGACGCTCTGCGGCGGGTCGCTGCGGGCGGGTCGGCGCTGGACCCCGACATCGTCACCCGCCTCATCTGCCGACGCTCGCCCGACCGGCCAATGACCGCACTGACCTCCCGTGAACGCGACGTTCTCGCCTTGATGGCCGAAGGCCGCACCAACATCGGCATCGCGCGACGGCTGTACCTGACCGCGCGGACCGTGGAGAGTCACGTCGCCAACATCCTCGCCAAACTCGACCTGACGACCGCCACCGACGAGGACCATCGCCGCGTGCTTGCCGTGCTCGCCTACCTCGGCCGCACAGGACGCACCGACACCGGACCCTCGACCTAG
- a CDS encoding TetR/AcrR family transcriptional regulator: MSTSEKGGYHHGDLRAALLSAAMEMLEAGEPFSLRAVARRAGVSPTAPYRHFKDRDALESALAAEGFRDLLTDLGDGRNPPASLPDLAEFAVAYVAFALRRPALFRVMFGKPCDDADDERVKAADALHELLAAALDRVFPKADASALASAGWGLAHGLACLYLDGKLQAASDEEVAERVRGAFLAIASVGP; this comes from the coding sequence ATGTCAACTTCGGAGAAGGGTGGCTACCATCACGGCGACCTGCGGGCGGCGCTGCTGTCGGCCGCGATGGAGATGCTCGAGGCCGGCGAGCCCTTCTCGCTCCGGGCCGTCGCGCGCCGGGCCGGAGTGTCGCCGACGGCGCCGTACCGCCATTTCAAGGACCGCGACGCGCTGGAGTCCGCATTGGCCGCCGAGGGGTTCCGGGATCTGCTGACGGACCTCGGCGACGGGCGCAACCCGCCGGCCTCGCTCCCGGATCTGGCCGAATTCGCGGTCGCCTATGTCGCCTTCGCGCTGCGGCGCCCGGCCCTCTTCCGCGTGATGTTCGGCAAGCCGTGCGACGACGCGGACGACGAGCGGGTCAAAGCCGCCGACGCCCTGCACGAGCTGCTGGCCGCCGCGCTCGACCGGGTCTTTCCCAAGGCGGACGCCTCGGCCCTGGCGTCGGCCGGCTGGGGGCTCGCGCACGGGCTGGCCTGCCTGTACCTCGACGGCAAGCTGCAGGCCGCGTCGGACGAGGAGGTCGCCGAGCGGGTGCGCGGCGCTTTCCTCGCGATCGCGTCGGTCGGCCCCTGA
- a CDS encoding histidine kinase, producing MEQGAQRLAVVLALAAGVVTVATGVVLAVSPAGSDIAHFAVCVGLAVPAMVLGLVVARRRPVNVVGPLLVMMGLAPCVVGLLDIATTVAARRPGVLPGASVIAALDWGVWPLWYLPVALLTLYFPDGSLPSRRWRVVVVGMPVLIIALALPQTAGDDGLPNMFAIVLLAAFLSMLVATATALVRRYRRADGVRRAQLTWFVLGGMFLPATLLLCWASYLLLGRADMVLFGLAAFYLAIPAATAIAMLRHRLYDPGRALSATVAYTVVTAGLIGVFAAVSALSGVLAGRDSAVVAAVVTAICVIALAPARDRVQHVVDRRLYPIRGATLTALDALLQKVHSGQSEPEQVEAVLGEALRDPSLRVGYRLPGRDDLVSANGAALLSAADRSVPVRVGDVEIGVLRWTGAGSRELLREVAAACAVLVELVRLRIELAQALREVEVSRNRLQQIGYQERRRLERDLHDGAQQRLVTLGVALRLAQRQLRGGTIDVNGLLDHGVAELGTAVAELRQLAHGLRPSSLDDGLGPALAALTSTLPMSIELDISTGDLADDVVTTAYYVVAEAVANATKHAHAKRIAVSVGQCSDRLRVEVVDDGIGGAAPEAGSGLAGLSDRVAAAGGRLRVESPAGAGTRIEAELPCAS from the coding sequence GTGGAGCAGGGGGCTCAACGGCTGGCCGTGGTGCTGGCGCTGGCAGCTGGTGTCGTCACGGTGGCCACCGGTGTGGTGCTCGCGGTGTCGCCGGCGGGTTCGGACATCGCTCACTTCGCGGTCTGCGTCGGGCTCGCGGTGCCGGCGATGGTGCTCGGTCTGGTCGTGGCCCGGCGGCGGCCCGTCAACGTGGTCGGCCCGCTGCTGGTGATGATGGGGCTCGCGCCGTGTGTGGTCGGGCTGTTGGACATCGCCACGACGGTCGCCGCACGTCGGCCCGGAGTGTTGCCCGGCGCCAGCGTGATCGCGGCGTTGGACTGGGGCGTCTGGCCGCTGTGGTATCTGCCCGTGGCGCTGTTGACGCTGTACTTCCCGGACGGGTCGTTGCCCTCCCGGCGCTGGCGGGTTGTCGTGGTCGGGATGCCGGTGCTGATCATCGCGTTGGCACTGCCGCAGACCGCCGGCGACGACGGTCTGCCAAACATGTTCGCGATCGTGCTGCTCGCCGCGTTCCTGTCGATGCTGGTGGCGACCGCGACCGCACTGGTGCGTCGTTACCGCCGGGCCGACGGCGTGCGCCGCGCGCAGCTGACCTGGTTCGTACTCGGCGGCATGTTCCTGCCCGCGACCCTGCTGTTGTGTTGGGCCAGCTACCTGTTGCTCGGCCGGGCGGACATGGTGCTGTTCGGGTTGGCGGCGTTCTATCTCGCGATCCCGGCCGCGACCGCCATCGCGATGCTCCGGCACCGGCTTTACGACCCGGGGCGGGCGCTGTCCGCCACGGTCGCCTACACCGTGGTGACCGCGGGGCTGATCGGAGTCTTCGCCGCGGTGTCCGCGCTGAGCGGAGTGCTCGCCGGCCGTGATTCCGCGGTGGTCGCCGCGGTCGTCACCGCGATCTGCGTCATCGCGCTGGCTCCCGCGCGTGATCGGGTGCAGCACGTGGTCGATCGCAGGCTTTACCCGATCCGCGGGGCCACGTTGACCGCGTTGGACGCCCTGCTCCAGAAAGTACACAGTGGACAGTCCGAACCCGAGCAGGTGGAAGCGGTACTCGGCGAGGCGCTGCGGGATCCCTCGCTGCGCGTGGGCTATCGCCTGCCGGGCCGGGACGATCTCGTCAGCGCGAACGGTGCCGCGCTCTTGTCCGCCGCGGACCGTTCGGTGCCGGTGCGGGTCGGCGATGTCGAGATCGGTGTGCTGCGCTGGACCGGCGCGGGCTCGCGTGAGCTGCTGCGCGAAGTGGCCGCGGCGTGCGCGGTGCTGGTCGAACTGGTCCGGTTGCGCATCGAACTCGCTCAGGCGCTGCGTGAGGTCGAGGTCAGCCGGAATCGGTTGCAGCAAATCGGCTATCAGGAACGACGCCGGCTCGAACGCGACCTGCACGACGGAGCCCAGCAGCGGCTGGTCACGCTCGGCGTGGCATTGCGGTTGGCGCAGCGGCAGTTGCGCGGCGGCACAATCGACGTGAACGGACTGCTCGACCACGGTGTCGCGGAACTCGGCACCGCTGTCGCCGAACTGCGCCAACTCGCGCACGGACTGCGGCCGAGCAGCCTCGACGACGGCCTTGGCCCCGCACTGGCAGCGTTGACGAGCACCCTGCCGATGTCGATCGAACTCGATATCAGTACGGGCGACCTGGCCGATGACGTCGTCACGACCGCGTACTACGTGGTCGCCGAGGCGGTCGCCAACGCGACCAAACACGCGCACGCCAAGCGCATCGCCGTGAGTGTCGGCCAGTGCAGCGACCGGTTGCGGGTCGAGGTGGTCGACGACGGGATCGGCGGCGCAGCGCCGGAGGCCGGATCGGGCCTGGCCGGCCTGTCCGATCGGGTCGCCGCGGCCGGGGGCCGGCTTCGGGTCGAAAGCCCGGCGGGAGCGGGCACCCGCATTGAGGCGGAGCTGCCGTGCGCATCGTGA
- a CDS encoding alpha/beta hydrolase gives MTDLPAPTTPFLEPEAKKLAEDTDPHPRIYELPPEEGRRILSDLQSGEGVERPDVDEEWVDVDAGEWGTVRTRIIKPKNATGPLPVVFYIHGAGWVFGDDKTHDRLFRELAVGAGAAGVFPVYDWAPEKGYPTQVEQNYAVGQWLQANGAEHGLDTSRVAVAGESVGGCMSAVFAQMNKDRGGLALKAQILLYPVTGPDFDTQSYHQFAEHYYLTRDGMKWFWDAYTTDESKREEKYASPLRATLEDLAGLPPALVITAEADVLRDGGELYANKLREAGVEVTGVRISGTVHDFMLLDGLRDTPATNVARKLSVQALREALHQE, from the coding sequence ATGACCGATCTTCCAGCCCCGACCACGCCGTTCCTGGAGCCCGAGGCCAAGAAGCTCGCCGAGGACACCGACCCGCACCCGCGCATCTACGAGCTGCCGCCCGAGGAGGGGCGCAGGATCCTGAGCGACCTGCAGAGCGGCGAGGGTGTCGAGCGCCCGGACGTCGACGAGGAGTGGGTCGACGTCGACGCCGGCGAGTGGGGCACCGTCCGCACCCGCATCATCAAACCCAAGAACGCCACCGGCCCGCTGCCGGTCGTGTTCTACATCCACGGCGCCGGCTGGGTCTTCGGCGACGACAAGACCCACGACCGCCTCTTTCGCGAACTCGCCGTCGGGGCCGGCGCGGCCGGCGTTTTCCCGGTCTACGACTGGGCTCCGGAGAAGGGGTACCCCACGCAGGTCGAGCAGAACTACGCCGTCGGCCAGTGGCTGCAGGCGAACGGCGCCGAGCACGGGCTCGACACCTCCCGGGTCGCCGTCGCCGGCGAATCCGTCGGCGGATGCATGTCCGCGGTCTTCGCGCAGATGAACAAGGACCGCGGCGGGCTGGCGCTCAAGGCGCAGATCCTGCTCTATCCCGTGACCGGGCCGGACTTCGACACCCAGTCGTACCACCAGTTCGCGGAGCACTACTACCTCACCCGCGACGGGATGAAGTGGTTCTGGGACGCGTACACGACCGACGAGAGCAAGCGCGAGGAGAAGTACGCCTCGCCGCTGCGGGCCACGCTCGAAGACCTCGCGGGACTGCCGCCCGCACTCGTCATCACCGCGGAGGCGGACGTCCTTCGGGACGGCGGCGAGCTCTACGCGAACAAGCTCCGCGAGGCCGGGGTCGAGGTGACGGGCGTCCGCATCAGCGGGACCGTGCACGACTTCATGCTGCTGGACGGCCTGCGGGACACTCCGGCCACCAACGTCGCGCGGAAGCTGTCCGTCCAGGCATTGCGCGAGGCGCTGCACCAGGAGTGA
- a CDS encoding GlxA family transcriptional regulator: protein MSPTATGPHVDETGARVVGEVGLLEYADCQVSAIHGLRDIFRVASEYAVESADPPSVIRVSTWAVSATDEGPVMACSSDTHPELEHRLSHVIIPPSLVVPELMASVGELADWLVGLRAEGTTLCAVCAGVFVLAETHLLDGRDATTHWAFAEELARRYPDVRVDASRMVVDDLDIVTAAGILAWVDLGLTLVDRMLGPSVMLHTARFVLADPPRRRQSLYQEFTPRLQHGDADIREVQARLHANLDKPHSVEQLAQTAAMHTRTFQRRFKEATGLTPTEYIQAARIAKARESLELTNEPVARISRSVGYLDVSNFRRLFQRATGVTPSEYRNRFGIAARVGSRQDN, encoded by the coding sequence ATGAGCCCGACGGCCACAGGACCGCACGTCGACGAGACCGGTGCGCGGGTGGTCGGCGAGGTCGGCCTGCTGGAGTACGCCGACTGCCAGGTCTCGGCGATCCACGGCCTCCGCGACATCTTCCGCGTCGCCAGCGAGTACGCCGTCGAGTCGGCCGATCCTCCGAGCGTGATCCGGGTCAGCACCTGGGCCGTGTCCGCCACCGACGAGGGGCCGGTCATGGCCTGCTCCTCGGACACCCATCCCGAGCTCGAACACCGCCTCAGCCACGTCATCATCCCGCCCAGCCTCGTCGTGCCCGAGCTGATGGCGTCGGTCGGCGAGCTCGCCGACTGGCTTGTCGGCCTCCGGGCCGAGGGCACCACTCTCTGTGCCGTGTGCGCAGGCGTCTTCGTCCTCGCCGAGACCCATCTGCTCGACGGCCGGGACGCCACGACCCACTGGGCGTTCGCCGAGGAGCTGGCGCGGCGCTATCCGGACGTCCGGGTGGACGCCTCCCGCATGGTGGTCGACGACCTCGACATCGTGACGGCCGCGGGGATCCTGGCGTGGGTGGACCTTGGCCTCACGCTGGTCGACCGGATGCTCGGTCCCAGCGTCATGCTGCACACGGCGCGCTTCGTCCTCGCCGACCCGCCCCGCCGGCGCCAGTCCCTCTACCAGGAGTTCACGCCTCGGCTCCAGCACGGCGACGCCGACATTCGCGAGGTGCAGGCCCGGCTGCACGCCAACCTCGACAAGCCCCATTCCGTGGAGCAGCTCGCGCAGACCGCGGCCATGCACACGCGCACCTTCCAGCGACGGTTCAAGGAGGCCACCGGCCTGACGCCGACGGAGTACATCCAGGCGGCGCGCATCGCGAAGGCCCGCGAGTCCCTGGAGCTGACCAACGAGCCGGTCGCTCGGATCTCGCGCAGCGTCGGCTACCTCGACGTGTCGAACTTCCGGCGGCTTTTTCAGCGCGCCACGGGCGTCACACCGTCGGAGTACCGGAACCGGTTCGGCATCGCGGCACGCGTCGGCAGCCGGCAGGACAACTAG
- a CDS encoding trans-acting enoyl reductase family protein, whose translation MDPRTNPRPFDVVLFGATGFTGGLTAEYLAAHLPSGARLALAGRNQGKLEAVRGRLLGSNQRLEDIALLRADSSDPQSLTRVAESARVVITTVGPYLEHGEPLVAACAAAGTDYVDLTGEPEFVDRMYVEHHATAERTGARIVHACGFDSIPHDLGALFTVQQLPSGAPVALRGVVRTNATISGGTLHSGLGQLSRPRAMLQAASGRRRLEPRPRGRRVRARIGRPRRDGVLGTWLIPLPTIDPDVVRRSALARPDYGPDFAYSHYAGARHVTTVAGAVVGFAAALAAIQVPPLRRAIGQRIPQGEGPSAERRERAWFTVDFVGEGGGETVHTQVSGGDPGYTETAKMLAESALCLAFDDNPPTAGQVTTAAAMGENLLRRLQDAGIGFTVLTSTTATHGGR comes from the coding sequence ATGGACCCACGCACGAACCCGCGCCCCTTCGACGTCGTGCTCTTCGGAGCCACCGGCTTCACCGGCGGCCTGACCGCCGAGTACCTCGCTGCCCATCTCCCTTCCGGAGCGAGGCTCGCCCTCGCCGGACGCAACCAGGGCAAGCTGGAGGCCGTCCGCGGCCGTCTCCTCGGGAGCAACCAGCGACTGGAGGACATCGCACTGCTCCGCGCCGACTCCTCGGATCCGCAGTCCCTGACACGCGTCGCCGAGTCCGCGCGAGTCGTGATCACCACAGTCGGCCCCTACCTGGAGCACGGCGAACCGCTCGTGGCCGCCTGTGCCGCGGCCGGCACCGACTACGTCGATCTCACCGGCGAGCCCGAGTTCGTCGACCGGATGTACGTCGAGCACCACGCGACGGCCGAGCGGACCGGTGCTCGCATCGTCCATGCCTGCGGCTTCGACTCGATCCCGCACGATCTCGGCGCTCTCTTCACCGTCCAGCAGCTGCCGTCCGGGGCGCCGGTGGCCCTCCGAGGAGTGGTCCGCACGAACGCCACCATCTCCGGAGGCACGCTGCACTCCGGTCTCGGCCAGCTGTCGCGACCGCGCGCCATGCTGCAGGCCGCGTCCGGACGCCGCCGGCTCGAACCGCGACCGCGAGGACGACGGGTTCGCGCCCGCATCGGCCGCCCCCGTCGCGACGGCGTGCTCGGGACCTGGCTGATCCCGCTGCCCACGATCGACCCCGACGTCGTCCGGCGGTCCGCGCTCGCCCGCCCGGATTACGGACCCGACTTCGCCTACTCCCACTACGCCGGGGCCCGGCACGTCACGACCGTCGCCGGCGCGGTGGTCGGCTTCGCCGCCGCGCTGGCCGCAATTCAGGTACCGCCCTTGCGCCGCGCGATCGGCCAGCGCATCCCGCAAGGCGAGGGCCCGTCGGCGGAGCGACGCGAGCGGGCCTGGTTCACCGTCGACTTCGTCGGCGAGGGCGGCGGCGAGACCGTGCACACCCAGGTCAGCGGCGGAGACCCCGGCTACACCGAGACGGCCAAGATGCTGGCCGAGTCGGCGCTGTGTCTGGCTTTCGACGACAACCCGCCCACCGCCGGCCAGGTCACCACCGCTGCCGCGATGGGCGAGAACCTGCTGCGCCGGCTCCAGGACGCCGGCATCGGCTTCACCGTGCTCACCTCGACGACGGCGACCCATGGCGGACGCTGA